A part of Kitasatospora acidiphila genomic DNA contains:
- the mshD gene encoding mycothiol synthase: protein MVIYTTDSLTAEDLDVARTVLAAAAAADGREAVSEAGRLRLRADAPRPGVLHLVQTLDSRPAGYAQLEASAAESAATVELAVHPELRRRGLGRHLLDAVLEEAGPQRTVDFWAHGGHPGAVRLAAEYGAELIRELRQMRRTAPAPEQAPLPEGVTVRAFRPGQDDEAWLRLNALAFAHHPEQGSWTTQDLADRLAEPWFDPNGFFLAFRNDRLVGFHWTKVHPATATEPELGEVYVVGVDPAEQGNGLGRALTTVGLRHLALDRGLDTVLLYVDADNTAAVRVYERVGFVVHEVDLMYQVKRGS, encoded by the coding sequence ATGGTCATCTACACCACCGATTCGCTCACCGCCGAAGACCTGGACGTCGCCCGTACCGTGCTCGCTGCTGCTGCCGCTGCCGACGGGCGGGAAGCCGTGTCCGAAGCGGGCCGACTCCGCCTGCGCGCCGACGCCCCCCGCCCCGGGGTCCTCCACCTGGTGCAGACCCTCGACTCGCGTCCCGCCGGTTATGCCCAGCTCGAGGCCTCCGCCGCGGAGTCGGCCGCCACCGTCGAGCTGGCCGTCCATCCCGAGCTGCGGCGCCGGGGGCTCGGCCGGCACCTGCTCGACGCGGTGCTCGAGGAGGCCGGCCCGCAGCGGACCGTGGACTTCTGGGCGCACGGCGGGCACCCGGGCGCGGTCCGGCTGGCCGCCGAATACGGCGCCGAGCTGATCCGCGAGCTGCGGCAGATGCGCCGGACCGCGCCGGCGCCGGAGCAGGCCCCGCTGCCCGAGGGCGTGACGGTCCGCGCGTTCCGCCCGGGGCAGGACGACGAGGCCTGGCTTCGGCTGAACGCCCTGGCCTTCGCCCACCACCCGGAGCAGGGTTCCTGGACCACGCAGGACCTGGCCGACCGCCTGGCCGAGCCCTGGTTCGACCCGAACGGCTTCTTCCTGGCCTTCCGGAACGACCGGCTGGTCGGCTTCCACTGGACCAAGGTGCACCCGGCCACCGCGACCGAGCCCGAGCTTGGCGAGGTCTATGTGGTGGGTGTCGACCCGGCCGAGCAGGGCAACGGCCTGGGCCGGGCGCTGACCACGGTCGGCTTGCGCCACCTGGCCCTGGACCGCGGCCTGGACACCGTGCTGCTCTACGTCGACGCGGACAACACGGCCGCGGTGCGGGTATATGAACGAGTGGGCTTCGTCGTCCACGAAGTAGACCTGATGTACCAGGTGAAGCGCGGTAGCTGA
- a CDS encoding RNA degradosome polyphosphate kinase, translating into MTSVVSRSRSLGHAARLGRLATAPGGWPYPSGPSGAEQNGTSDITAPEELEPMSITNALGRPVDSTTDGEPTALPQGRFLDRERSWLAFNERVLELAEDSEIPLLERAKFLAIFASNLDEFFMVRVAGLKRRIATGVAQRSASGLQPREVLDQIWTRSRELMARHAATFQHDVLPDLAAEGIELVRWGELTDHEQSRLHTLFRQQIFPVLTPLAVDPAHPFPYISGLSLNLAVVVRNPVSGHKHFARVKVPQSLSRFLEASAQRYVPLEDVMGAHLEELFPGMEVLAHHAFRVTRNEDLEVEEDDAENILKALEKELMRRRFGPPVRLEVEESIDPYILDLLVRELNITEAEVFPLPGPLDLTGLFGIADLDRPELKYRKFVAGTARALADVESASQPDIFAAMRERDVLLHHPYDSFSTSVQAFLEQAASDPNVLAIKQTLYRTSGDSPIVDALIDAAESGKQVLVLVEIKARFDEQANIKWARKLEEAGCHVVYGLVGLKTHCKLSLVVRQEGETLRRYAHVGTGNYHPKTARLYEDLGLLTSDPQVGADLSDLFNRLSGYSRRESYRRLLTAPRGLRDGLLARIRNEVANKEAGLPAYVKIKVNSIVDEAVIDELYRASQAGVPVDIWVRGICALRPGVAGLSEHIRVRSVLGRFLEHSRLFVFGNAGDPEVWFGSADMMHRNLDRRIEALVRVADPAHRAELSGLLDLGMAEDTASWHLGPDGAWLRRSHDADGRRLRDIQELLIDSRQRRRSSAGGL; encoded by the coding sequence ATGACGTCCGTAGTGTCTCGCTCCCGCAGCTTGGGTCACGCGGCTCGGCTCGGTCGGCTAGCGACCGCGCCGGGCGGCTGGCCCTACCCGTCGGGTCCGTCGGGTGCGGAGCAGAACGGCACCTCGGACATCACGGCCCCGGAGGAGCTGGAACCCATGAGCATCACCAACGCGCTCGGTCGCCCGGTGGACAGCACGACCGACGGCGAGCCGACAGCTCTGCCGCAGGGCCGCTTCCTGGACCGTGAACGCAGCTGGCTGGCGTTCAACGAGCGGGTGCTGGAGCTGGCCGAGGACTCCGAGATCCCGCTGCTGGAGCGGGCCAAGTTCCTGGCCATCTTCGCGAGCAACCTGGACGAGTTCTTCATGGTCCGGGTGGCCGGCCTGAAGCGCCGGATCGCCACCGGGGTGGCCCAGCGCAGCGCCTCCGGGCTGCAGCCGCGCGAGGTGCTGGACCAGATCTGGACCAGGTCGCGGGAGCTGATGGCCCGCCACGCGGCCACCTTCCAGCACGATGTGCTGCCCGACCTGGCCGCCGAGGGCATCGAGCTGGTGCGCTGGGGCGAGCTCACCGACCACGAGCAGTCCCGGCTGCACACCCTGTTCCGGCAGCAGATCTTCCCGGTGCTGACCCCGCTGGCGGTCGACCCGGCGCACCCGTTCCCCTACATATCGGGGCTGAGCCTCAACCTGGCCGTGGTGGTCCGCAACCCGGTCTCCGGCCACAAGCACTTCGCCCGGGTGAAGGTGCCGCAGTCCCTCTCCCGGTTCCTGGAGGCCTCCGCGCAGCGGTACGTGCCGCTGGAGGATGTGATGGGGGCGCACCTGGAGGAGCTCTTCCCGGGGATGGAGGTGCTCGCCCACCACGCGTTCCGGGTCACTCGCAACGAGGACCTGGAGGTGGAGGAGGACGACGCCGAGAACATCCTCAAGGCGCTGGAGAAGGAGCTGATGCGGCGCCGGTTCGGCCCGCCGGTGCGGCTGGAGGTGGAGGAGTCGATCGACCCCTACATCCTCGACCTGCTGGTGCGCGAGCTGAACATCACCGAGGCCGAGGTGTTCCCGCTGCCCGGCCCGCTGGACCTGACCGGCCTGTTCGGGATCGCCGACCTGGACCGCCCGGAGCTGAAGTACCGCAAGTTCGTGGCCGGCACGGCCAGGGCGCTGGCCGATGTCGAGTCGGCCTCGCAGCCGGACATCTTCGCCGCCATGCGCGAACGGGACGTGCTGCTGCACCACCCGTACGACAGCTTCTCGACCTCGGTGCAGGCCTTCCTGGAGCAGGCCGCCTCCGACCCGAACGTGCTGGCGATCAAGCAGACGCTGTACCGCACCTCCGGCGACTCGCCGATCGTGGACGCGCTGATCGACGCCGCCGAGTCGGGCAAGCAGGTGCTGGTGCTGGTCGAGATCAAGGCGCGCTTCGACGAGCAGGCCAACATCAAGTGGGCCCGGAAGTTGGAGGAGGCCGGTTGCCATGTGGTCTACGGGCTGGTGGGGCTCAAGACGCACTGCAAGCTGTCGCTGGTGGTCCGCCAGGAGGGTGAGACGCTGCGCCGCTACGCGCACGTCGGTACCGGCAACTACCACCCGAAGACCGCCCGGCTGTACGAGGACCTGGGGCTGCTGACCAGCGACCCGCAGGTCGGCGCCGACCTCTCGGACCTGTTCAACCGGCTCTCCGGCTACTCGCGCCGGGAGTCCTACCGCCGGCTGCTCACCGCACCGCGCGGGCTGCGGGACGGGCTGCTCGCCCGGATCCGCAACGAGGTCGCCAACAAGGAGGCGGGCCTGCCGGCGTACGTCAAGATCAAGGTCAACTCGATCGTCGACGAGGCCGTGATCGACGAGCTCTACCGGGCCTCGCAGGCCGGTGTGCCGGTGGACATCTGGGTGCGCGGGATCTGCGCGCTGCGCCCCGGGGTGGCCGGCCTGAGCGAGCACATCCGGGTCCGCAGCGTGCTCGGACGGTTCCTGGAGCACTCCCGGCTGTTCGTCTTCGGCAATGCCGGAGATCCCGAAGTCTGGTTCGGCAGCGCGGATATGATGCACCGTAACCTTGACCGGCGGATCGAGGCGCTGGTCCGGGTGGCCGATCCGGCGCACCGTGCGGAGCTGTCCGGACTGCTCGATCTCGGTATGGCCGAGGACACCGCCTCCTGGCATCTGGGCCCGGACGGCGCCTGGCTCAGGCGGAGCCATGATGCCGACGGCCGCCGGCTCCGCGACATCCAAGAGCTGCTCATCGACTCGCGCCAGCGCCGCCGGAGTTCCGCCGGCGGTCTCTGA